One window of Terriglobales bacterium genomic DNA carries:
- a CDS encoding hemolysin family protein: MNTLVLLRALLVAVLILLNAFFVAAEFALLGVRETRIQQLIESGRTGARAVLRLHQNFDQVLLAVQLGVTLASLGLGWAGEPFVAHLLEGVVGNIPYVLVYSTTISFVLAFVLITYLVVILGEVVPKSVALQRGERVALAVAAPMEIFMTLMRPFLAVMSRSARLVLRLFGSRQMQEGSHSPEEIRLIATASRRVGLLPAQQEEMLHRVLDLSDVLVREIMVPRTRIFSLSADLTLAEAMAKVVEEQHSRVPVFDPKLGPEHIVGVLYSKDLSRLMHAKLAALATDDGSPVSAELPVRRIMRSVLVVPETKPVIGLLVEFKKNKRHLAVVVDEFGSTSGVVTVEDVLEQIVGEIEDEFDVAPRLLLPLESGALVLDGGENIRDLETQHHLVLPRDQGFETLGGFVLAKLERIPRGGEMLEYDGRRFTVLKMDGLRIAQVKVEPAVPKSAPSKPLERAGG; encoded by the coding sequence ATGAACACTCTGGTGCTGCTGCGGGCCCTGCTCGTGGCCGTGCTGATTCTCCTGAACGCCTTCTTCGTGGCGGCCGAGTTCGCCCTGTTGGGCGTGCGGGAAACCCGCATCCAGCAGCTCATCGAGAGCGGCCGCACCGGCGCCCGCGCCGTCCTGCGCCTGCACCAGAACTTCGACCAGGTCCTGCTGGCGGTGCAACTGGGAGTGACGCTGGCCAGCCTGGGCCTGGGCTGGGCGGGCGAACCCTTCGTCGCCCATCTGCTGGAAGGAGTAGTGGGAAACATCCCCTACGTCCTCGTCTACTCCACCACCATCTCCTTCGTGCTGGCCTTCGTTCTGATCACCTACCTGGTGGTGATTCTGGGGGAGGTGGTGCCCAAGTCGGTGGCCCTGCAGCGGGGCGAGCGCGTGGCGCTGGCGGTGGCCGCGCCCATGGAAATCTTCATGACCCTGATGCGGCCCTTCCTGGCGGTGATGAGCCGCTCGGCGCGGCTGGTGCTGCGGCTGTTCGGCTCGCGCCAGATGCAGGAGGGAAGCCACTCGCCGGAGGAGATCCGCCTGATCGCCACCGCCAGCCGCCGGGTGGGCTTGTTGCCCGCTCAGCAGGAGGAGATGCTGCACCGGGTGCTCGACCTCTCCGACGTGCTGGTGCGGGAGATCATGGTGCCGCGGACGCGCATCTTTTCGCTCTCCGCCGATCTGACGCTGGCGGAGGCCATGGCCAAAGTGGTGGAGGAGCAGCACTCCCGCGTCCCCGTCTTCGATCCCAAGCTGGGTCCGGAGCACATTGTGGGCGTGCTGTACTCCAAGGACCTCTCGCGGCTGATGCACGCCAAGCTGGCGGCGCTGGCCACCGACGATGGCTCGCCCGTGTCCGCGGAGCTGCCCGTCCGCCGTATCATGCGCTCCGTGCTGGTGGTCCCGGAGACCAAGCCGGTCATCGGTCTACTGGTGGAATTCAAGAAGAACAAGCGCCACCTGGCGGTGGTGGTGGACGAGTTCGGCTCCACCAGCGGCGTGGTGACGGTGGAAGACGTGCTGGAGCAGATCGTGGGCGAGATCGAGGATGAATTCGACGTTGCCCCGCGCCTGCTGCTGCCGCTCGAATCGGGGGCGCTGGTGCTCGACGGGGGAGAAAACATCCGCGACCTCGAGACCCAGCACCATCTGGTCCTGCCCCGCGACCAGGGCTTCGAGACCTTGGGCGGCTTCGTCCTGGCCAAGCTGGAACGCATTCCCCGGGGCGGGGAAATGCTCGAATACGACGGCCGACGCTTCACCGTCCTCAAGATGGACGGCCTGCGCATCGCCCAAGTCAAGGTGGAGCCGGCGGTGCCGAAGTCGGCACCCAGCAAGCCGTTGGAGCGCGCGGGGGGTTGA